In Candidatus Nanopelagicales bacterium, the genomic stretch GGGCGCGATGTAGTACGCGACGATCCATAGCAGGCCCAGGACGAAGCAGCCCACCATCACCGGGGCAACCCACGGCGGTGAGCCGAGCTTGACGGGCTTCTTTGACTTCGACACCTTCGGGGCAACTGGGGTCTGCTTACGGGACTTTGACTCTGGCACGTGTCGACACCTCCTGTTGGGCGTACTGTACCCGCTGTGGATGGGTCGACGGCTGGCGCGAACCGATCTAAGCGTGGTCCGGCTGGCACAGCCCTTCGACTAGTTGGGGAGCTGCTCATTACTGCCGGCGCGGTGATGCTGCTATTTGTCGTCTACCAACTGTGGTGGACCAACGTCATTGCCGATCAGCGAACCGAACAAGCTGCGCAGCGAGCTGAGCAACTCCTCGACGCGCCCAAGCCACCTGAATGGACTGGTGGCCAACCTCCAACCGGCACGGCGTTCGCGCTGATGTACATACCGCGTTTGCGTGACCATGTGTGGCGTTTGCCGGTGATCCAGGGTGTGGGCCTAGACCAGTTGGCTGAGGGGATTGGCCACTATCCCAAAACCGCGATGCCGGGGCAGGTCGGCAACTTCGCGGTCGCTGGCCATC encodes the following:
- a CDS encoding cell division protein CrgA, which produces MPESKSRKQTPVAPKVSKSKKPVKLGSPPWVAPVMVGCFVLGLLWIVAYYIAPDAPLLKDLTYWNVVIGFGLIGVGFVISTKWK
- a CDS encoding class E sortase, producing MDGSTAGANRSKRGPAGTALRLVGELLITAGAVMLLFVVYQLWWTNVIADQRTEQAAQRAEQLLDAPKPPEWTGGQPPTGTAFALMYIPRLRDHVWRLPVIQGVGLDQLAEGIGHYPKTAMPGQVGNFAVAGHRATHGEPFAEFDRLQDGDKVYVKTREAWYVYQLYRDKIIAPDEKWVINPQPFGAQPEPDQRLITLTTCNPRWASWQRWAYWGKLVESKKRSAGLPQGLEL